A window of Haloarcula sp. DT43 genomic DNA:
GCGTCAACTACGACGGGGCCTCCGGCTCGGTTGACCTCAACGAAAACCTCGAGCCGGTCGTTCCCTACCGCATCCTCGAAGTGACAAGCGGTGAGGCCGAAGTCATCGAGGAAGTTCCCCTGAGCTACTTCGAGGGCAAGATGTAGCCGGCCGCGCTCGCCCCGTCGCCCGCTACTGGGGCGGCGTGTGGCTTTATTTCGCCGACAGCTATACTACCGGTATGAGCGTCGATATCGAACCGGAGTGGCAGCCGGCGACCAAGCTGAACGTCATCGGCGGAGCGGTCGATTTCACGGCCATAGATCCGCTCCCCGATGGCGTCACCCGCGACCAGATCGAGGAGATTTGCTACACGGTCCGTGAACTCTACGGCGACTACGTCGATGAAATCGTCGCTGAGACGACCCTCTCACAGCGAGAGGCCCAGACGTGGGTACTCCGGACTCTCGCTCACGACGGCACCGACCCGCTCTCCTATGAGGCGATTGGACTGTACATCTGGGCCATTGGCCGTGCGACGGAGGGCGACCCGCTCTCGCGGACCATCGTGACGGAGTATTACGACCGGGCCGAGACGAAGGTCGAGCGTGCCGAGGCGACGGTCAAGCGGACCGGGCCACCGCCGTATCCGGATGACGTGTATGATACCCCCGCGCTGCTCTGGGTCGATGCACCGGTCGCCGAGCGGCTCCAGCGACACCGGCAACCGAACGAAACGTTCAGTGACTGCCTCGCCCGACTGCTGGACGAGTCCGTTTCAGCGGTCACCATCGAAGCGTTCGTCGAGGCCTACCTGACCGAACGGGACGCCGACTATGTAGCGGTCGACACCGTCTACCCCGACTGGGATGCCAAACTGCACGTGGTCGTCGGGGTGCCGGCGGAGGGTCCGAAACCCGACGCGGTCGCTGACGCCACGATGTTACGAGTGGACGACCGCACATATGATTTTACCGTCAGCGAGGAGGTCGGTCCCATCCACGCGGACTCTCACCTCGTCGTGTCAGCTGAGACAGCGGACACGTCGGTTGCAGTCGCGGACGGAGCTGACAGACTCGGAACGGCACTTGCGGGCGTCGAGCGTTCGCTCCCGGACCTGGTATCCCATCTCCGCTCCGTGGGCGCAACAGCACTCGCCGTCGGGACTGAACCTGCCGGCGCTGGCGCACACCTGTTCCCGGTTTTCGAGGGGGAGCCGGCTGCGGAACCGCTAGCTTCGCTCGAACGGATAACGCTAGACGAACGGACGCTGGACGTGGGTCGGGTCTCGCCGCTGAGGATGGCTGCATATCGGGACCGAAGCGAGACAACAAGACTGCTGTGGGCGCGCGATGACGGGCCTCTGGAACAACGGGCGCTCCCTGATGACCCACTCGGCCGGCGGGAACTGCTCCCGGACGCAGTGCTCAGAACGAGCACTTAACCGCCGAGATACAGCTCACCGACCTCGTCGCTGTCGAGCAGGTCCTGTCCGCTCCCGGCGAACTCGTTCTCTCCCATATCCAGTACGTAGCCTCTGTCCGAGACTGACAGCGCTTGACGCGCGTTCTGTTCGACCATGAGAATCGCCGTCTCGGTTTCGTCACGGATTCGAACGAGGCGGTCAAACATGTCGTCTACAAGGTCCGGAGCCAGACCGGCCGAGGGCTCGTCGACGAGGAGCAGTTCTGGGTCGAGCATCAGCGCCGAGGACAGGGCGAGCATCTGCTGTTGTCCCCCGGACATGGTTCCGGCCTTCTGGTTCTGTCGCTCACGGAGAACCGGGAACCGCTCGAAGGCGTCCTGGAAGTCAGCTTCACTCACGTCCGCGTCGATGTACGCCCCCATTTCGAGGTTCTCCCGGACGGTGAGTGTCGGGAAGACGTTCTCCCGCTGGGGGACGTAACACAGCCCCTGTTCGGTCACCTCGTCGGCCCGGAGGTCGGTAATGTCGGTTCCGTCGAACGTGACTCGCCCTGCCCAGCAGTCGATGAGGCCGTAGATAGCCTTCATCAGCGTCGACTTCCCTGCCCCGTTCGGACCGATGATAGTGACGATCTCCTCCGCACCGACATCTATGTCGACGCCGTGGAGAATTTCCGCGTCACCGTATCCGGAGACAACGCCCCGTGCTTCGAGCAGTGCCATCTCAGTCCACCCCCAGGTAGGCGTCGATGACACGCTGGTCGTCCCGAATCGTAGCCGGTTCGCCTGCGACCAGTTTCTTGCCCTCGTTCATGACGATGATTGTATCACAGAGATCCATGATGACTTCCATGTCGTGTTCGACGATACAGAAGGTGTATCCCTCGTCCCGCAACGCTCTGATGCGGTCGGTCAGCTTCTCGGTCAGCGCCGGATTGACGCCCGCGACCGGTTCGTCGAGGAGGACGAGTTTCGGGTCGAGCATCAGCACCCGGCCCAGTTCCAACAGTTTCCGCTGGCCGCCCGAGAGATTGCCGGCCAGTTCTTCGGCGACGTGGTCGATTTCGAGCAGTTCCAGCATCTCCGTCGCCCGCTCGTACAGTTCCCTCTCTTCCTCGGCGACGGCGTCACGGCGGAACCACGCGTTGGCGAGGTTCTCCCCGGCCTGTTGCTGGGGGGCGAGCATCAGGTTCTCCCGGGCGGTCATATCGCTCAGCTCCCGCGTAATCTGGAATGTCCGGGCCAGTCCCTCTCGAGCCAGCATGAACGGCCGACTGAATTTGTGGCCTTCATATGTGGCTTTGAATTGCTCCTGTCCGAGGTAGACGCCGGCGCCGAGGCCCGCACCAAGCGCGCCAGCGCCCAGACTGGCCGCGGTGCCGAGCCCGGCGGCCCCGAAGGCCGCGACAGCACCGATGCTCCCGAAGGTGAGTCCTGACGCACCCCCCCAGATGAGCTGTTCGTCGCTGCTTGCCGTCATCAGATCCTGTAGCGACCGCCCGTCGTAACGAACGGTCCCGCTGTCGGGCTTGTAAAACCCGCTGATGAGATTAAACGTCGTTGTCTTGCCGGCGCCGTTAGGCCCGATAAGCCCCGTTATCGAGCCTTCCTCGATGTCGAAGGTGGCACCGTCGACGGCAACGATGCCACCGAAGGTCTTCCGGAGGTCCTCTACTTCGAGAAGTGCGCTCATTCGTCGTCACCTCCGTCGGCACGGGCGGCCACGTCGCCTTCCCGCTGTGGGGCCTGGGATTCGTTGGCCCCTACAGGCGTGCTGTAGTTCGCTTTCCCCAGCAGTCCGTCCGGCAAATAATACAGCACGATGAGGAACAGAATCCCCATGACGACGAGACGGAAGGCGACCACGTTGACGCGCAGTGCTGGTGGGAAAAACGACGCGATTTGGGTCGTCGCCTGCTGGAAGGCCCAGAACACGGCGGCCCCGAGGACCGTCCCCTTGTTGTTGCTGGGCCCGCCGATGAAGACGATGAGCAGGGCGATGAACGTCACCCGCGGCGCAAACGTGACGAAGGTGAGCCCCTGAGTGTACATCGCCCACAGCGCCCCCGCGAAACCGGCCAGCGCCGAGCCGATGACCATGCTCTGTATCTTGTACACGAAGGGGTCCTTGCCCAGCGAGCGCACCACGTCTTCGTCGTTCCGGACTGCCCGAAGCACGCGGCCGAACGGCGACCGGGCGGTTAGTTCCAGCACGTAGTAGGCCCCGATCAGGAACAGGACAAAACCGGCCAACAGGAAGCGCTGGTAGTCGACCTGCACAGTCAGATTCCCGACAACAGCCGCGATGTAGTCCACGCCGACATCCCCGCCGAAAGCCAGTATCCACACGAGGTTCTGTAGCAACGCTTTGAGCGCCGGCCCGAGTTGCCCGCTACTGAGGGGTCCGACTAGCGGAATGACGAAGTACCAGAGAGCGACAAACCACAGCGCCGCGACGCCGACTATCTGGACTTTCGCCGCGGCGAACCAGTCCCGCGACTGAACGGCACGGTAGAACCCGCCGACGACGAGTCCGAGCAGGAGCAGGCCCCCGGCGATCTTGACTGCCACGGCATCGGCGTAGGGGACCGGCAGCAAGGCGACGAGGAATCCAGTCCCGAGGGCGATACCACTCAGCCACTCACGACGCGTGAGTCGTCCGAACTGTCGAACCAGAACCACAGTAAGCACGAGCCAGGTGAACGCGGAGACAAACACGCCGACCAGCAGGATGCGGTCTGCGACAGCTAGCAACACCGCCATGAGGACGGCGGCGATGACGCCGCCGCCGGCGGCAACCTGAATGGGAGTCGCTAGCGGGCCGTCAGAGCGACTGAGTGTCGAGAGTCCGAACGAGCCCGCGAGGTACAGCGTCGACACTGGTAGCGGGGAGCTGTAATCGCACTCCC
This region includes:
- a CDS encoding ABC transporter ATP-binding protein produces the protein MALLEARGVVSGYGDAEILHGVDIDVGAEEIVTIIGPNGAGKSTLMKAIYGLIDCWAGRVTFDGTDITDLRADEVTEQGLCYVPQRENVFPTLTVRENLEMGAYIDADVSEADFQDAFERFPVLRERQNQKAGTMSGGQQQMLALSSALMLDPELLLVDEPSAGLAPDLVDDMFDRLVRIRDETETAILMVEQNARQALSVSDRGYVLDMGENEFAGSGQDLLDSDEVGELYLGG
- a CDS encoding ABC transporter ATP-binding protein, translated to MSALLEVEDLRKTFGGIVAVDGATFDIEEGSITGLIGPNGAGKTTTFNLISGFYKPDSGTVRYDGRSLQDLMTASSDEQLIWGGASGLTFGSIGAVAAFGAAGLGTAASLGAGALGAGLGAGVYLGQEQFKATYEGHKFSRPFMLAREGLARTFQITRELSDMTARENLMLAPQQQAGENLANAWFRRDAVAEEERELYERATEMLELLEIDHVAEELAGNLSGGQRKLLELGRVLMLDPKLVLLDEPVAGVNPALTEKLTDRIRALRDEGYTFCIVEHDMEVIMDLCDTIIVMNEGKKLVAGEPATIRDDQRVIDAYLGVD
- a CDS encoding ABC transporter permease subunit, whose amino-acid sequence is MAVSDVVISFMVLVAIYGILSYGLTLKYGHTGLLDFGHVGFFLVGAYTSVLFVLPPDDPGDFTAYVVGLGDIPIVGTWIVGIAVATLLSGIIGGLVALPTIRLREDYLAITVLGVSVIFQRFIQAETWFANGPDALRGYSPPLQSSFPLLLEGQVSVPFLGVSLPATPVLFGVITAVVWGVALAVLAGECDYSSPLPVSTLYLAGSFGLSTLSRSDGPLATPIQVAAGGGVIAAVLMAVLLAVADRILLVGVFVSAFTWLVLTVVLVRQFGRLTRREWLSGIALGTGFLVALLPVPYADAVAVKIAGGLLLLGLVVGGFYRAVQSRDWFAAAKVQIVGVAALWFVALWYFVIPLVGPLSSGQLGPALKALLQNLVWILAFGGDVGVDYIAAVVGNLTVQVDYQRFLLAGFVLFLIGAYYVLELTARSPFGRVLRAVRNDEDVVRSLGKDPFVYKIQSMVIGSALAGFAGALWAMYTQGLTFVTFAPRVTFIALLIVFIGGPSNNKGTVLGAAVFWAFQQATTQIASFFPPALRVNVVAFRLVVMGILFLIVLYYLPDGLLGKANYSTPVGANESQAPQREGDVAARADGGDDE